The Achromobacter deleyi region GACCGCCGCGGCCAGACCCTGCACAAGGAAGCGCTGCTGTGGCGGGCCAAGGAAGGCTTGCGCGTGGCAAGCGACGAGCCGCTGCCCCTGATCCTGCTGCGCGAACCCAGCGTAACGCGCACGCTCACGCTGGATGCGCTGGCGCGCGCCGGCCGCAGTTGGCAGATCGTCTGCACCAGCACCAGCTACGCGGGCTGCCAGGCCGCCGCCCGCGCCGGCCTCGGCATCACGGTGCAGCCGTCGCACCTGTCCACGGCGGGGCTGGCCGCGCCCGCGGGCGCGGCGCAACTGCCCGCCCTGCCCCAGGTGGAATTCATCGTCATCTCGGCCCCCGCGCCCAATAAGCCCACCCGCGCGCTGACCGACATCCTGATGCGCAGCACCCTGACCTGAAAGCGTGGCCCACCGCGCCACGCTATTGCGGCGTGGAACGCGTGTGCCTGACGCTGCCTTCCAGGGACTGCGGCTGCTTGAGCAGATTCAGGATCGGGCACCACTGCTCCACCGCCTCGTGCACGGCGCGTACGGCATGCTCGTCCGCCGGCGACACGATGTGCGCCGTGTAGCGGATGTTGTGCGGAAAGAACGGCACCTTCTCGTAGCCCGGCTTGCCGCCGCGAGGATCCAGGTCGCCTTCGATGGTCACTTCCAGCGACTCCAGCGGCAGCTCAAGCTCGGCGGCCTTGATCAGGAAGATGTGCGTCAGGCAGCTGCCCAGCGAGCCCAGCAGCAACTCGGGCGAACTGGGACCCAGGTCGTACCCCGCGAAATCGGACGGGCTGTCGCTGACCACCTGATGGTCCCGGATCCGGATGCGGCGCACCCCGCTGCGCCCTTCGGCGCTCACCTGCGCGCGCAGCTTCACGGGCTCCACGGTTTGCGGATCGCGGCTATTGCGCAGCAATACGGCCTCGCGCTTCTGGCCCAGATATTCGTTCAACGTACTCATCTTGCAGACCTCGCTTATGAAGGGAATGTGCGCAGGATCCGCGGCGCCTGTCACTCGCGCCGCAGGTCCGGTATGTCGATGGGCGCACGGTCCATCGCCAGCAAAAGCTCGCCCAGGCCTCGGGCCGTTGTGTTCTCCATTCGCCCCCCTGGCCCGCAGACGTTGTCGGCGCTGGTCCAGGCCGGCGCGGCCCCGGGCAGTCGCCGCGCCCGCAGCCAGCCGCGGCGGTCGACCATGAACTGGGCGCCGGCCAGACCGTCCGGCGGCACGCCAGCGGCCAGCGCATACGCATCCCAGGCTCCGGCGCTCGCCGCCACGCAATCGGCGTTCACATCGCCCGCGGCCCCGCGAGTCAACGCCACGGTCAGCATGCGCGGATCCTGCGGTTCGTCCGGGGCGTCCTTCACGTGTGCCACGACCCGCAACGGCAAGCCGCGCAATCCGCTCAGCCGGCTGGCGCGCCCGTCGCGGCAGGCCAGCTCCACGACCGGTGCGGGAATGGCCGGCATGCCCGTACCGCCGCTTGCGCCGTAGGCCTGCAGGCGCAGATAGTCCAGCACCCGCCAGATCTCGTCGGGCCGCAGCGCCGCCTGGAATCCGTGCATCGAAGGCGCGGCCGGCGCCTCGCCGCCCCGCGCCACGCGCCAATACAGCTCGCCCTCCAGGCGGTTGTCGAACAGCGCCGCGCCAAGCACGCTGGGCCATGCGGG contains the following coding sequences:
- a CDS encoding OsmC family protein, encoding MSTLNEYLGQKREAVLLRNSRDPQTVEPVKLRAQVSAEGRSGVRRIRIRDHQVVSDSPSDFAGYDLGPSSPELLLGSLGSCLTHIFLIKAAELELPLESLEVTIEGDLDPRGGKPGYEKVPFFPHNIRYTAHIVSPADEHAVRAVHEAVEQWCPILNLLKQPQSLEGSVRHTRSTPQ